The proteins below come from a single Tachypleus tridentatus isolate NWPU-2018 chromosome 13, ASM421037v1, whole genome shotgun sequence genomic window:
- the LOC143238919 gene encoding uncharacterized protein LOC143238919, whose translation MTRLKKKFQEMAFLIVMLLKLMLTVEKITTAGTNFTDTNTNRNTHFKSPFVLLPPRSGLGAFRLNSAPILQLLQQGRIQILSPRAFPTLFGSPIGNNVKQPPQKKNSGSTEQDVNIAQLPKYAATTGTGRQTKQNSQDSFVLNRSGQNHFDQDRTGHIISDDTGQGHYVQDNAGKNYYGQDRIGHRRFARDVTDHNHFVQDGSGHVLVSEKFQGFKLKPLTSRHIESESEQVKVYRPKNPSWTSQAWFVQNSEGRNDKLGEVKTAPMTNFREVVKNKQIHEDGTDDDIIFFRTIDDSLNNENKFKNEQTPRFEPVTESKTGEERQTFKPPFLRNRHPIYLLKSYQDLNENISKPSKKRNSKKVSDKDIFFKKINSGKNGIKPKRI comes from the coding sequence ATGGCTTTCCTTATCGTGATGTTATTAAAGCTGATGTTAACTGTGGAGAAAATCACAACAGCTGGTACGAATTTCACGGATACTAACACAAATAGAAACACACATTTTAAATCTCCCTTCGTTTTGCTTCCTCCTCGAAGTGGCTTAGGGGCTTTCAGACTAAACAGCGCACCGATTCTACAACTTCTACAGCAGGGAAGGATTCAAATATTAAGTCCCAGAGCTTTTCCCACCTTATTTGGGTCGCCCATTGGTAACAATGTGAAACAACCACCTCAGAAGAAGAACAGTGGTAGTACAGAGCAAGATGTGAACATCGCACAACTTCCCAAGTATGCTGCAACTACAGGAACCGGTCGTCAAACGAAACAAAACAGCCAAGATAGCTTTGTCCTAAACAGATCTGGACAAAATCACTTTGATCAAGACAGAACTGGTCACATTATTTCAGACGATACTGGTCAAGGTCACTATGTTCAAGACAATGCTGGTAAAAACTACTATGGCCAAGACCGAATTGGTCATCGCCGCTTTGCCCGAGATGTCACTGACCATAACCATTTTGTTCAAGATGGTAGCGGTCACGTGCTAGTTAGTGAAAAATTTCAAGGATTTAAACTAAAACCATTGACTAGTCGACATATTGAAAGTGAGAGCGAACAGGTTAAAGTCTACAGACCAAAGAATCCTAGCTGGACAAGTCAGGCATGGTTTGTTCAAAATTCTGAAGGTCGTAATGATAAACTGGGAGAAGTGAAAACAGCTCCAATGACAAATTTTCGTGAggtagttaaaaataaacaaatacatgaaGATGGAACAGATGACGATATTATTTTCTTCAGAACAATAGATGACAGCttgaataatgaaaacaaattcaaaaatgaacaaacaccGAGATTTGAACCAGTCACTGAAAGCAAAACTGGAGAAGAGAGACAAACCTTCAAACCTCCATTTTTGAGAAACAGGCATCCAATTTATCTTCTTAAATCCTATCAAGATCtgaatgaaaatatttccaaaccatcaaaaaaaagaaattctaagAAAGTTTCAGATAAAgacatattctttaaaaaaattaattcaggtaaaaatggaataaaacctAAGCGAATCTGA